A DNA window from Ornithodoros turicata isolate Travis chromosome 10, ASM3712646v1, whole genome shotgun sequence contains the following coding sequences:
- the LOC135369668 gene encoding neprilysin-1-like yields MLGQTPLNSSKWARIGERCARWVPRLPDMNKVANSIVECTTSEETLPTETREEERSSGREERLLRCNMTSAYLVLLAAGMLVACSVYMGSFVAANQHSPLSSDSSSRKVCRSQVCREVAKSIAKSLNRSVDPCKNFYKFVCDGWKRRHPVRRNEVRSSPFSLVGKELDNIIKKALKKVSLARMKQSALEKAAVMYKQCLDNYSSMNSTESTKILKELLNYLHLPWPEVTRNSSFSLFEVMVQLSLRWSIPSLFSVSVMPDPEDTKTNILVINTMENLDVGFHQLQTGNNSKNDTQDIIFMRMVQKIANLLGSSNVTYKTVAENVVMAPIIIASVKHFHFEVLGRTDAWPPKKYQIKHLETLTPQVSSQRWLDTINRYLPVNVRVNENDDVIVMSPGYLWLVTSLIHQNNTARMFTDFIGWSLVFLLGPVSSKEIREILNKYGQEIGMDFADSDKEKLCRKDVEDYLPMSYGAIFVHSYTPDYVKDDAKVVVDHIKLAFAYALRRNSWMDDQTRTRAMAKVQRIVSHVAYPDWIKNKTELDESHADIPDIEGPYIKILMDLKEVYTFRSLTVLRQPNTRDEEFWSFSPATLNAFYEHSTNSITIPAAILNFPFYSYGLPPAMNYGSIGAIIGHEISHAFDTLGSHFDDSGNLKNWWTKETKSNFILKNYCFVMQYNSIYEPHSKRHLNGKQTLSENIADNGGLRQAFYAYRLHVDEHPGGREENIPLEGLEEFTPDQLFFISSAYKWCADINPKAVKMIMNSDSHSLEEYRCNVAVENMVEFSKAFRCGDSEEMNPSRKCVVW; encoded by the exons ATGTTGGGACAGACCCCCTTGAATTCATCAAAATGGGCCCGAATCGGCGAGCGCTGCGCCCGCTGGGTGCCCAGGTTACCTGACA TGAACAAGGTGGCGAACAGCATCGTTGAATGTACCACATCTGAGGAGACATTACCAACGGAAACCCGGGAAGAAGAGCGCAGCAGCGGCCGCGAAGAACGCCTCTTGCGATGTAACATGACCTCCGCCTACTTGGTTTTGCTGGCAGCGGGAATGCTCGTGGCCTGCTCCGTCTACATGGGCAGCTTCGTAGCAGCCAACCAGCACAGCCCTTTGTCGTCGGACTCGTCCTCGAGGAAAGTGTGCCGCAGCCAAGTGTGCAGGGAGGTCGCCAAAAGCATTGCCAAATCTCTCAACCGAAGCGTAGATCCCTGCAAGAACTTCTATAAATTCGTTTGCGATGGCTGGAAGAGGAGGCACCCGGTCCGCCGAAACGAAGTCAGAAGCAGTCCGTTCTCTTTGGTGGGAAAGGAGCTCGACAATATCATCAAGAAGGCCTTAAAGAAAGTTTCTCTGGCGCGAATGAAGCAGAGTGCGCTCGAAAAAGCAGCCGTTATGTACAAGCAGTGTCTTGACAACTACAGTTCCATGAACTCGACCGAGTCGACGAAGATACTTAAAGAACTGCTCAACTACCTGCACTTGCCGTGGCCGGAGGTCACTAGAAATTCGTCATTTAGCCTGTTTGAAGTGATGGTGCAACTCTCGTTGAGGTGGTCGATCCCCAGCCTTTTCAGCGTGTCCGTCATGCCTGACCCGGAAGATACGAAGACAAACATCCTGGTCATCAATACAATGGAAAATCTCGACGTGGGCTTCCACCAGTTACAGACGGGAAACaattcaaagaatgacacgCAGGACATTATTTTTATGAGAATGGTGCAGAAGATCGCGAACCTTCTAGGCAGCAGCAATGTCACCTACAAGACAGTGGCGGAGAATGTGGTCATGGCGCCAATTATAATCGCCTCCGTGAAGCACTTTCATTTCGAAGTTCTTGGAAGGACAGACGCGTGGCCGCCGAAGAAGTACCAGATAAAACATTTGGAGACCTTGACACCGCAGGTAAGCTCTCAGCGGTGGCTCGACACCATTAACCGTTACCTGCCGGTGAACGTCCGCGTTAATGAGAACGATGACGTCATCGTCATGAGCCCTGGGTACTTGTGGCTGGTAACCAGCCTTATTCACCAGAACAACACGGCACGCATGTTCACAGACTTCATTGGTTGGTCCCTGGTATTCCTGCTTGGTCCCGTGTCTTCGAAGGAAATTAGAGAAATTTTGAATAAGTATGGGCAAGAAATCGGAATGGACTTCGCAGATTCTGACAAGGAGAAGCTGTGCCGGAAGGACGTCGAAGACTATCTTCCAATGTCCTACGGTGCTATTTTCGTTCACTCGTACACACCCGACTATGTGAAGGACGATGCTAAGGTCGTTGTGGACCACATCAAGCTCGCGTTTGCGTACGCTTTGAGGCGAAATTCCTGGATGGATGACCAGACAAGGACCCGCGCCATGGCCAAGGTGCAGAGGATAGTCTCTCACGTAGCGTACCCCGACTGGATTAAAAACAAGACCGAGCTCGATGAATCCCACGCAGACATCCCCGATATCGAGGGGCCGTACATCAAGATCCTGATGGATCTCAAGGAGGTCTACACGTTTCGTTCTCTCACGGTTCTCCGCCAGCCCAACACCAGGGACGAGGAGTTCTGGTCTTTCAGCCCTGCCACACTGAACGCCTTCTACGAACATTCTACCAACAGCATAACTATTCCGGCAGCTATTCTCAACTTCCCGTTTTACTCCTATGGCCTTCCTCCTGCGATGAACTACGGCAGCATCGGCGCTATCATTGGTCACGAGATAAGTCACGCTTTCGACACCCTGGGAAGTCACTTTGATGACAGCGGCAACCTGAAGAACTGGTGGACGAAAGAGACGAAGAGCAATTTCATACTGAAGAACTACTGTTTTGTGATGCAGTACAACAGCATCTACGAGCCACACAGCAAGCGCCATTTAAACGGAAAACAGACTCTGTCGGAAAATATAGCCGACAACGGTGGACTGAGGCAGGCCTTCTACGCGTACAGGTTGCATGTGGATGAGCACCCTGGTGGAAGGGAAGAGAACATTCCATTGGAAGGACTGGAAGAGTTCACTCCCGACCAGTTATTCTTCATCAGCAGTGCATACAAGTGGTGTGCTGACATCAACCCAAAAGCCGTCAAGATGATTATGAACTCTGATTCACATTCCTTGGAGGAGTACCGTTGCAATGTAGCGGTTGAAAACATGGTGGAATTTTCTAAGGCTTTTAGGTGTGGTGACAGTGAAGAGATGAATCCGAGCAGAAAATGTGTTGTCTGGTAA
- the LOC135369672 gene encoding uncharacterized protein LOC135369672 isoform X2 codes for MSWHRPPPAPGEEASYQPPPPPDAADSYQPPPQPGYEHAQPQDTYNAPHAPHHDYPYQPPSAPYNSYRPPQEMYYQPPQQGTYRPPEYYPPQETYAPPAPPDEADTYRPPQGYYPPGDSYQAPPQEYTPPPPPDDD; via the coding sequence ATGTCCTGGCACCGTCCCCCACCGGCTCCAGGAGAAGAAGCTTCGTACCAGCCACCACCTCCTCCAGATGCGGCTGATTCCTACCAGCCGCCACCTCAACCAGGGTACGAGCATGCGCAGCCTCAAGACACTTACAATGCGCCACATGCTCCGCACCACGACTACCCGTACCAGCCACCTTCTGCACCTTACAATTCCTACCGTCCACCCCAAGAGATGTACTATCAGCCTCCTCAGCAAGGTACCTACCGACCGCCGGAGTATTACCCACCACAGGAGACGTACGCACCCCCAGCGCCTCCGGATGAGGCGGATACGTACAGGCCTCCACAGGGCTACTACCCACCTGGAGACAGCTACCAAGCTCCGCCGCAGGAGTACACCCCTCCACCGCCGCCCGATGACGACTGA
- the LOC135369657 gene encoding calcium-activated chloride channel regulator 2-like has product MQWIPACEPRLPVQCNMAPQHSFPGVFLLALCVCFVHCDISLVKNGYKGIVVALSPSVQVEDAQAVFTSLQNVFSSASRAVFDKLEKRAFFEEITLLLPKGSKFEEQLNLSDVSYTISSRPSYDSAHFVIETQGVFGQNPYTLQFGPCGTQGLRAIVPLPLLNANNGDVLAEEWIRYRYGVFSTEQFPGDPLYSQGVPSKQDVLCGSSVRDVIFRSEDFKDINLAGESQWKQPAFKIVKEAPLRFVVAWDVVDVNKVDTPEVKNTRYAVQKFVSVMVPNDASGAMIYFGDTKVDGQDSLRPMDTGGRDFFVAYFPASSTGPSYLPDALSKAKSMLEEQGKSTVPATGGTILVITERNISDEVYPKAKEALQNTDITLHALLLPKYGGDDTLERLTTEFGGKTVYVPVMGEALSLATQADSIASIVLQGTDSSHTVVLQNEIKNGLQAGEDWELPIELDLKRATTLTVEITKKSMDSRFNNLVQLSSPNNETTYSSRSQEFKFSNDFFRRWFDIPDPSPGTWTLKLQSSAQVYDDPLMITAKAKTSDHGEAIGVNVWTSETSDIVNSSQPLIIYAEVRKGAAPIRGAVVEATVRTPGGDAKFELVDNGRGDPDVTEGDGIYTRYFTAFSTRGHYTLSVFVKGTDLTQLVPTRPDGDGLQCCGSEFPKEPAEKTGAFRRYSQYGSFVTLKDRPEGDIFPPSRVTDLVVKHIDSGNMRVTLQWTAPGNDLDSGRADAYEIRYFDREVQFNEEFETAGKLIGKFDVDGLTDPPKEYGQLETATVFNLKCKRKPDSCYFALRAKDKLNYGSVSNIVSAQFDAIPTTTGVDGGGVVTPDPSAIDGVYVENRRGGSYLGLVIGIPVALIILIIILVVIGIWFVTRRKRRDKEPPARQRYPVPQQNGKSNDAGPTDQNKNEYEDPSMLSTSISPVNSYSAEYLLERYEEEKKRKSNKAATAPDKEDLPASSDESSVGKANTHPIWWMPKGPQAPDESDQPAAVYATVDKPKKDISPRRMQTFV; this is encoded by the coding sequence ATGCAATGGATTCCTGCGTGCGAGCCTCGTCTTCCAGTACAGTGTAACATGGCTCCACAGCATTCATTTCCCGGAGTATTCCTGCTCGcattgtgtgtgtgctttgtgcATTGTGACATATCGCTCGTGAAGAACGGCTACAAAGGCATTGTCGTGGCGCTGTCTCCTAGTGTTCAAGTGGAAGACGCCCAAGCCGTCTTCACGTCCCTCCAGAACGTTTTTAGTAGTGCCTCTCGTGCTGTGTTCGACAAGCTAGAGAAACGCGCTTTCTTCGAAGAAATCACTTTGCTATTACCGAAGGGATCGAAGTTCGAAGAGCAACTCAACCTCAGTGACGTATCGTATACGATTTCAAGCAGGCCTAGCTATGATTCAGCGCACTTCGTCATCGAGACTCAAGGTGTGTTTGGACAGAATCCGTACACGCTGCAGTTCGGTCCATGTGGAACTCAAGGTCTGAGAGCTATAGTTCCGCTGCCTTTGCTCAACGCGAATAACGGCGACGTTCTCGCTGAAGAGTGGATTCGCTATCGCTACGGAGTCTTCAGCACGGAGCAGTTTCCAGGTGACCCTCTGTACTCCCAAGGCGTGCCGTCAAAGCAGGATGTCTTGTGTGGCTCTAGCGTTCGCGATGTTATCTTCCGGTCTGAGGACTTCAAGGACATCAATCTAGCCGGCGAGTCGCAATGGAAACAACCAGCCTTCAAAATTGTAAAGGAAGCTCCACTGAGATTTGTAGTGGCTTGGGACGTTGTGGATGTCAACAAAGTAGATACTCCGGAAGTGAAGAACACTCGATACGCTGTCCAGAAATTTGTCTCTGTTATGGTTCCAAACGACGCATCTGGTGCCATGATTTACTTTGGAGACACTAAAGTTGATGGCCAAGATAGCTTGAGACCTATGGACACTGGAGGGAGAGATTTTTTTGTCGCGTACTTCCCAGCATCCTCTACAGGACCGTCCTACTTACCGGATGCATTAAGTAAAGCGAAAAGTATGTTGGAAGAACAAGGTAAATCAACGGTTCCCGCAACAGGTGGCACCATACTCGTCATAACCGAAAGGAATATTTCCGATGAGGTGTACCCCAAAGCTAAGGAGGCCCTGCAAAACACTGATATCACCCTTCACGCGTTGCTTCTTCCAAAGTATGGTGGCGACGATACTTTAGAACGTCTGACAACCGAATTTGGCGGGAAAACGGTTTACGTGCCAGTGATGGGTGAGGCCCTGTCTTTGGCCACCCAGGCCGACAGCATAGCTAGCATTGTTCTGCAAGGCACGGATTCATCGCACACCGTGGTATtacaaaatgaaattaaaaatGGTCTGCAAGCTGGAGAAGATTGGGAACTACCAATAGAGCTCGATTTAAAACGCGCAACGACACTTACAGTTGAAATAACAAAGAAAAGTATGGACAGTCGATTCAACAACCTGGTTCAGTTGTCGTCGCCAAATAATGAAACAACGTACAGCTCAAGAAGTCAAGAATTTAAATTCAGCAACGATTTCTTCCGCCGCTGGTTCGACATACCGGACCCATCGCCAGGAACATGGACACTGAAATTACAATCTTCAGCTCAAGTCTACGATGACCCTTTGATGATCACTGCAAAGGCCAAGACGAGCGATCACGGAGAGGCTATTGGAGTCAATGTATGGACTAGCGAGACGTCCGACATCGTTAACTCATCTCAACCGCTGATAATTTACGCTGAAGTTCGAAAAGGCGCCGCGCCCATAAGAGGCGCTGTGGTCGAAGCCACAGTGAGGACACCTGGAGGTGATGCCAAATTTGAACTGGTTGATAACGGGAGGGGAGACCCGGATGTTACGGAAGGGGACGGCATCTATACTCGCTACTTTACGGCCTTCTCCACCAGGGGACATTATACGCTCAGTGTTTTTGTGAAGGGCACTGATCTTACCCAGCTGGTTCCAACGCGACCAGACGGTGACGGTCTCCAATGCTGCGGCAGTGAGTTTCCAAAGGAACCGGCAGAGAAGACAGGTGCCTTCAGACGGTACTCCCAATACGGCTCCTTCGTCACGTTGAAAGACCGTCCTGAGGGCGACATATTCCCACCCAGTCGCGTGACAGACTTAGTGGTGAAGCACATCGACTCCGGTAACATGCGTGTCACCCTACAGTGGACAGCACCGGGAAATGACTTGGACAGCGGCAGAGCAGATGCTTACGAGATCCGCTACTTCGACAGGGAAGTCCAATTCAACGAAGAATTTGAAACGGCAGGGAAGTTGATAGGGAAGTTCGACGTGGACGGCCTTACTGACCCTCCGAAAGAGTACGGTCAGTTAGAAACGGCCACCGTGTTTAACTTGAAGTGTAAGCGGAAACCCGACAGCTGCTACTTCGCGTTGCGAGCTAAGGACAAACTCAATTACGGGTCAGTCTCCAACATTGTGAGTGCACAATTTGATGCGATTCCCACGACGACGGGTGTCGACGGGGGAGGCGTCGTCACCCCAGATCCTTCTGCGATCGACGGAGTGTACGTGGAGAACAGACGTGGAGGATCGTATCTAGGTCTCGTCATCGGTATACCGGTCGCTCTGATTATCCTGATCATCATCCTTGTGGTGATAGGAATATGGTTCGTGACAAGAAGGAAAAGACGGGACAAAGAACCGCCAGCTAGGCAACGGTATCCCGTGCCACAGCAAAACGGCAAATCAAACGATGCCGGCCCCACCGACCAGAACAAGAACGAGTATGAGGACCCTTCCATGCTGTCGACAAGCATCAGCCCCGTCAACTCATACTCGGCTGAATATCTTCTGGAAAGGTACgaggaagaaaagaagagaaagtcCAACAAAGCGGCGACTGCACCAGACAAAGAAGACCTGCCGGCCTCCTCCGACGAGTCATCAGTGGGTAAAGCAAACACACACCCAATATGGTGGATGCCAAAGGGACCGCAAGCACCGGACGAGAGTGACCAACCAGCTGCCGTGTACGCTACGGTGGACAAACCAAAAAAAGACATATCCCCGAGGAGAATGCAAACGTTCGTTTGA
- the LOC135369662 gene encoding cytochrome P450 4C1-like isoform X1, with translation MEALRESPRDKGGVITTSLLLVVTAALLLVWFRLTAFYRTWKMLRKVPGPTDLVPMLFVTVAHRAILRITHRVDYNVACLQAICGIVLCFMRGRFKLFKVYLGIVPFVVVYTPESAEALLKSTTVLNKSFIYKLLNFWLGTGLLTSKRTKWRGRRKLLTPAFHFKLLDDFLPAMAEHALELVHKLRALPPGPVDIVPFMSNLTLDIICETAMGVKIGAIQDEGTPYVKAVKVVSGSFLARVVRPYFWRDSIFYLTETGREIKKNVEFLHKFTTEIIHARKKEYMQGISTIETNYTNTIGRKRRTAFLDTLVSYHLENPAFTENGIREEVDTFMFEGHDTTAMGISFTLYLLGLHKDVQDMVVKELQSIFNDDDRLPTVEDLKQMKYLECVIKESHRLYPPVPIIGRDIEEDMEFDGYMLPKGCTVNLFIYCLHRNETWFPKPEEFRPERFLPENSAARHPYAYVPFSAGSRNCIGQRFALQEEKTAISTILRHFSLHSPDTRETVLLIWELVLRPVNGLRVQFTPRKCL, from the exons ATGGAAGCCCTCCGAGAAAGTCCACGTGACAAGGGTGGTGTCATCACAACGTCACTCCTGCTCGTGGTGACAGCCGCGCTGTTACTAGTTTGGTTTCGTCTGACGGCCTTCTATCGCACGTGGAAGATGCTGAGAAAGGTGCCCGGACCCACGGATCTGGTCCCAATGCTTTTCGTTACCGTAGCTCACAGGGCGATACTCAGGATTACGCATCGCGTGGACTACAACGTCG CATGCCTTCAAGCAATCTGTGGAATTGTGCTATGCTTCATGCGGGGACGCTTCAAGCTGTTCAAGGTGTACCTCGGCATCGTGCCTTTTGTCGTCGTCTACACAcctgagtcagcagag GCCTTGCTAAAAAGTACAACCGTTCTTAACAAGTCCTTTATATACAAGTTACTCAATTTCTGGCTTGGAACTGGGCTGCTCACAAG TAAACGTACAAAGTGGCGTGGTCGACGTAAACTCTTAACCCCAGCTTTCCACTTCAAGCTTCTGGACGACTTCTTGCCCGCCATGGCAGAACATGCGCTCGAACTCGTCCATAAGCTCCGCGCTCTTCCTCCAGGACCTGTGGACATCGTGCCATTCATGTCGAACTTGACCCTGGACATCATTTGCG AAACCGCCATGGGTGTCAAAATAGGAGCAATACAGGATGAAGGAACTCCGTACGTCAAAGCTGTCAAAGT GGTGTCGGGATCTTTCCTAGCGCGTGTGGTACGTCCCTACTTCTGGAGAGACAGCATTTTCTATCTGACCGAGACAGGCAGAGAAATTAAGAAAAACGTAGAGTTCCTTCACAAGTTCACTACCGAG ATAATCCATGCCCGAAAGAAAGAATACATGCAAGGGATATCTACCATAGAAACGAATTATACCAACACGATAGGACGGAAGCGGCGCACTGCTTTCTTGGACACTCTTGTATCCTACCATTTGGAAAATCCCGCGTTCACGGAAAACGGCATCCGTGAAGAAGTGGACACGTTCATGTTTGAG GGTCATGACACTACGGCAATGGGCATCTCATTCACGCTCTACCTCCTGGGACTCCACAAAGACGTGCAGGACATGGTGGTCAAGGAACTGCAGTCCATCTTCAATGACGACGACAGGCTTCCCACTGTGGAGGATCTCAAGCAGATGAAGTACCTCGAGTGCGTGATCAAG GAAAGCCATAGGCTGTATCCACCTGTTCCCATCATCGGACGCGATATTGAAGAGGATATGGAATTCG ATGGTTACATGCTGCCCAAGGGGTGCACCGTGAACTTGTTCATCTACTGCCTGCACCGCAACGAGACCTGGTTTCCGAAGCCTGAGGAGTTTCGACCAGAAAGATTTCTTCCCGAGAACAGCGCTGCAAGACACCCGTACGCCTACGTGCCCTTCTCCGCGGGATCGCGTAACTGCATTG GTCAGCGTTTTGCACTTCAAGAAGAGAAGACTGCAATCTCAACCATTCTACGCCACTTCTCTTTGCACAGCCCAGATACAAGAGAGACGGTCCTCTTGATATGGGAACTCGTCCTTAGACCGGTCAATGGACTTCGAGTGCAGTTCACACCGAGGAAATGTTTGTAG
- the LOC135369661 gene encoding calcium-activated chloride channel regulator 2-like, with protein sequence MDRQHFFPGVSLLSLWMCYVHCDVSLVKNGYRGIVVALSPSVQVEDAQAVFTSLQNVFSSASRAVFDKLEKRAFFEEITLLLPKESKFEEQLNLSDVSYTNSSRPNYDSAHFVIETQGVFGQNPYTLQFGPCGTQGLRTIVPLPFLNANNGDVLAEEWLRYRYGVFSTEQFPGDPLYSQGVPSKQDVLCGSSVRDVILQSADFKGINTAGESQWKQPAFTIVKEAPLRFVMAWDVVDVDKVDTPEMKNTRYAVQKFVSVMVPNDASGAMIYFGDTKVDGHDSLRAMDTGGRDYFVAYFPASSTGPSYLPEALSKAKSILEEQGKSTVPARGGTILVITERNISDEVYTKAKEALQNTDITLHALLLPRYGGDDTLERLTTEFGGKTVYVPVMDEALSLATQADSIASIVLQGTDSSHTVVLQSEIKNGLQAGEDWELPIELDLKNATTLAVEITKKSRDSQFNNRVELLSRNNKKTYSVRSIEFSYNHDFFRRWFDIPDPSPGTWTLKLTSSTQADYEPLMMTAKAMTSDHGEAIGVNVWTSETSDIVNASQPLIIYAEVRKGAAPIRGAVVEATVRTPGGDAKFELFDNGRGDPDITGGDGIYSRYFTAFSTRGHYTLSVFVKGTDFTQLVPTRPDGDGLQCCGSEFPKEPAEKAGSFSRRSQYGSFVTLEDRPEGDIFPPSRVTDLVVMHIDSGNMRVILQWTAPGNDLDSGRADAYEMRYFDRKVQFSEEFETAGTLIGNIATDGLVGPPREYGQLEMAILFNLKCKRKPDSCYFALRAKDKHNYGPVSNVVRVQFDPISNRTADDEGGVVEDRRGDAYLCFVIGITVALLTLIIVLVVIGIWFVTRRKRQDKEPPDTEWHPAPQRNGKAKDAGPTDQYETEYGKTSMMSTRISPAKSYPAEYLPGRYEEEKKRKSHKTAATPDKSSVRKPNPIWWTTSFGKQ encoded by the coding sequence ATGGATCGACAGCACTTTTTTCCCGGAGTATCACTGCTCTCATTGTGGATGTGTTATGTACATTGTGACGTATCGCTCGTGAAAAACGGCTACAGAGGCATTGTCGTGGCGCTGTCTCCCAGTGTTCAAGTGGAAGACGCCCAAGCCGTCTTCACGTCTCTCCAGAACGTTTTTAGTAGTGCCTCTCGTGCTGTGTTCGACAAGCTAGAGAAACGCGCTTTCTTCGAAGAAATCACTTTGCTGTTACCGAAGGAATCGAAGTTCGAAGAGCAACTCAACCTCAGTGACGTATCGTATACGAATTCTAGCAGGCCTAACTATGATTCAGCGCACTTCGTCATCGAGACTCAAGGTGTGTTTGGACAGAATCCGTACACGCTGCAGTTCGGTCCATGTGGAACTCAAGGTCTGAGAACCATAGTTCCGCTGCCTTTCCTCAACGCGAACAACGGCGACGTTCTCGCTGAAGAGTGGCTTCGCTATCGCTACGGAGTCTTCAGCACGGAGCAGTTTCCAGGTGACCCTCTGTACTCCCAAGGCGTGCCGTCAAAGCAGGATGTCTTGTGTGGCTCGAGTGTTCGCGATGTTATCTTGCAGTCCGCTGACTTCAAGGGCATCAATACAGCCGGGGAGTCGCAATGGAAACAACCAGCCTTCACGATTGTAAAGGAAGCTCCACTGAGATTTGTAATGGCTTGGGACGTTGTGGATGTCGACAAAGTAGATACTCCGGAAATGAAGAACACTCGATACGCTGTCCAGAAATTTGTCTCTGTTATGGTTCCAAACGACGCATCTGGTGCCATGATTTACTTTGGAGACACTAAAGTTGATGGCCACGATAGCTTGAGAGCTATGGACACTGGAGGGAGAGATTATTTTGTCGCGTACTTCCCAGCATCCTCTACAGGACCGTCCTACTTACCGGAGGCTTTAAGTAAAGCGAAAAGTATATTGGAAGAACAAGGTAAATCAACGGTTCCGGCAAGAGGTGGCACCATACTCGTCATAACCGAAAGGAATATTTCCGATGAGGTGTACACCAAAGCTAAGGAGGCCTTGCAGAACACTGATATCACCCTTCACGCGTTGCTTCTTCCACGGTACGGTGGCGACGATACTTTAGAACGTCTGACAACCGAATTTGGCGGGAAAACGGTTTACGTGCCAGTGATGGATGAGGCCCTGTCTTTGGCCACCCAGGCCGACAGCATAGCTAGCATTGTTCTGCAAGGCACGGATTCATCGCACACCGTGGTATTACAAAGTGAAATTAAAAATGGTCTGCAAGCTGGTGAGGACTGGGAACTACCAATAGAGCTCGATTTAAAGAACGCAACGACACTTGCAGTTGAAATAACGAAGAAAAGTAGGGACAGTCAGTTCAACAACCGGGTTGAGTTGTTGTCgcgaaataataaaaaaacgtaCAGCGTAAGAAGCATAGAATTTAGTTACAACCACGATTTCTTTCGCCGCTGGTTCGACATACCGGACCCGTCGCCAGGAACATGGACACTGAAATTGACATCTTCAACTCAAGCCGACTATGAACCTTTAATGATGACTGCGAAGGCCATGACGAGCGATCACGGAGAGGCTATTGGAGTCAATGTATGGACTAGCGAGACGTCCGATATCGTTAACGCATCTCAACCGCTTATAATTTACGCTGAAGTTCGAAAAGGCGCCGCGCCCATAAGAGGCGCTGTGGTCGAAGCCACAGTGAGGACACCTGGAGGGGATGCCAAATTTGAACTATTTGATAACGGGAGGGGGGACCCGGATATTACGGGAGGGGACGGCATCTATAGTCGTTACTTTACGGCCTTCTCCACCAGGGGGCATTATACGCTCAGCGTTTTTGTGAAGGGCACTGATTTTACCCAGCTGGTTCCAACGCGACCAGACGGTGACGGTCTCCAATGCTGCGGCAGTGAGTTTCCAAAGGAACCGGCAGAGAAGGCAGGTTCTTTCAGCCGACGCTCCCAATACGGCTCCTTCGTCACCCTGGAAGACCGTCCCGAGGGTGACATATTCCCACCCAGTCGCGTGACAGACTTAGTGGTGATGCACATCGACTCCGGTAACATGCGCGTCATCCTACAGTGGACAGCACCGGGAAATGACTTGGACAGCGGCAGAGCAGACGCCTACGAGATGCGCTACTTCGACAGGAAGGTCCAATTCAGCGAAGAGTTTGAAACGGCAGGAACTCTGATAGGTAACATCGCCACGGATGGCCTTGTTGGCCCTCCGAGAGAGTACGGTCAGTTAGAAATGGCTATCCTATTTAACTTGAAGTGTAAGCGGAAACCCGACAGCTGCTACTTCGCGTTGCGAGCAAAGGACAAGCACAATTACGGGCCAGTGTCCAACGTTGTGCGTGTGCAATTTGATCCGATTTCCAATAGGACTGCTGACGACGAGGGAGGCGTCGTGGAGGATAGACGTGGAGACGCATATCTATGTTTCGTCATCGGTATAACAGTCGCTCTGCTTACCCTAATCATCGTTCTTGTGGTGATAGGAATATGGTTCGTGACAAGAAGGAAAAGACAGGACAAAGAACCGCCAGATACAGAATGGCATCCCGCCCCACAGCGAAACGGCAAAGCCAAGGATGCCGGTCCCACCGATCAATACGAGACTGAGTATGGGAAAACTTCAATGATGTCGACAAGAATCAGTCCCGCCAAGTCATACCCGGCGGAATATCTTCCGGGAAGGTACgaggaagaaaagaagagaaagtcCCACAAGACGGCTGCGACACCAGACAAGTCGTCAGTGAGAAAACCGAACCCAATATGGTGGACCACAAGCTTTGGAAAACAGTGA